TTGTGTCCTATCTCCTGTATGAGAAGTCGAATGTGTCCAAGTCCATTGCCCGTCTTGAAAAGATGGGCTACGTGCTCACCCGGCGCAGCCATGCGGACGGCCGTATGGTGGAATGCGCGGTGACGGAATCGGGCCGACAGACCGTGGCTGCCTGCATGAAGGTCATGCGGCAGTGGAATGAGAAGTGGTTGCGGGGTGTCCCGCCAAAAGAACTCGCTGCGGCCTGGGCCGTGCTGCATGGGCTTGGGCCAATGGCCTGAGGGGGAGCGTATGCGGAAGGTTGTTGGAGTGTTTTTGGTGTTGTTGTGCTGCTCGGCAGCGGCCACTGGAGGAGATATGGAAGTTCATGAAGACCAGGAGTTTGCCTATGTCTATTTCATGTCAGGAAATCCCGAGGAGATAGGTGAAGCGGTGCCCGGGCACATCCGGTATTGGGAAGACCTGCGTCTTGAGGGGTATCGGGGCGGTCCGTTCGCCGATCGTTCCGGCGGAATGATCGTGTTTACCGCCGTTGACGAGGATCAGGCAAAGCGGATAGTGGCCGGCGATCCCTTTGTGGAGCGGGGGGTGGTCGGTGAGTCGTGGCTCAAGGCGTGGCGGGCGGAATAAAGGCGACCGTTGTTACACGGCCACCTTCATGATCACCTTGTGCAACTCCCCGTCCGAAATCATGGGCATGTGCGCGTCCTCGGGGAAGTAG
This sequence is a window from Pseudodesulfovibrio sp. S3. Protein-coding genes within it:
- a CDS encoding YciI family protein → MEVHEDQEFAYVYFMSGNPEEIGEAVPGHIRYWEDLRLEGYRGGPFADRSGGMIVFTAVDEDQAKRIVAGDPFVERGVVGESWLKAWRAE
- a CDS encoding MarR family transcriptional regulator, whose protein sequence is MVDPNMFVKEMLRLGVYLQREGARMAREYGLTQQQFVVLVAVSEQGSVTQKEIVSYLLYEKSNVSKSIARLEKMGYVLTRRSHADGRMVECAVTESGRQTVAACMKVMRQWNEKWLRGVPPKELAAAWAVLHGLGPMA